One Microbacterium marinum genomic window carries:
- the rplU gene encoding 50S ribosomal protein L21 — translation MVYAVVRAGGRQEKVEVGTVVVLDRQKAQVGDKIELPAVLFVDGDAVTTDADKLAKVKVTAEVLGEERGPKIIIQKFKNKTGYKKRQGHRQDLTRVKITGIK, via the coding sequence GTGGTTTACGCAGTTGTGCGCGCCGGTGGCCGTCAGGAAAAGGTCGAAGTCGGCACCGTCGTGGTGCTCGACCGCCAGAAGGCTCAGGTCGGCGACAAGATCGAGCTGCCCGCCGTCCTCTTCGTCGACGGCGACGCCGTGACGACCGACGCGGACAAGCTCGCCAAGGTCAAGGTCACCGCCGAGGTTCTCGGTGAGGAGCGCGGCCCCAAGATCATCATCCAGAAGTTCAAGAACAAGACCGGTTACAAGAAGCGCCAGGGCCACCGTCAGGACCTCACGCGCGTCAAGATCACCGGCATCAAGTAA
- the rpmA gene encoding 50S ribosomal protein L27, whose protein sequence is MAHKKGASSTRNGRDSNAQRLGVKRFGGQKVLAGEIIVRQRGTHFHPGANVGRGGDDTLFALEAGAVEFGTKGGRKVVNIVSLAE, encoded by the coding sequence ATGGCACACAAAAAGGGCGCAAGCTCCACCCGTAACGGTCGTGACTCCAACGCACAGCGCCTCGGCGTGAAGCGCTTCGGTGGTCAGAAGGTCCTCGCCGGCGAGATCATCGTCCGTCAGCGTGGAACCCACTTCCACCCCGGCGCGAACGTCGGCCGTGGCGGCGACGACACGCTGTTCGCCCTCGAGGCGGGCGCCGTCGAGTTCGGCACGAAGGGCGGCCGCAAGGTTGTCAACATCGTGTCGCTCGCCGAGTAA